The Williamsia sp. DF01-3 genome has a window encoding:
- a CDS encoding sodium:proton antiporter, producing the protein MPPLNVEIAYVSAGVALLLAATVPRLFRDRALSAPMIVLAIGAITGLIVGDTGTDPVSPLSHPAVTQYLTEACVIVALMGVGLAIDRPLNWRTWSSTWRLLFIAMPLCIAGVAVLGWWAAALTPAAAVLLGAALAPTDPVLASDVQVEGPTSGEGSHQEDDEVRFALTSEAGLNDALAFPFVYLAIFLATKGPIEDWIVTWLAWDLVGKIVIGGLVGWFAGNLLGRGFFRFPIKHARLADRGEPIVALAATFAVYGLTELVGGYGFLAVFACALAIRNVERSSGYHEEMHSLIEQLEHVLTLVVLLLVGAALTSGLLAELTWGGVLVGVALVFVIRPVVGWLSLQGCADLGPKERRATAFFGVRGIGSIYYLAYAVAETDLPQANMLWATLSFTIVLSVVVHGVSAARVMRLLEGERDDAAAADRDPKQ; encoded by the coding sequence ATGCCTCCGCTGAACGTCGAAATCGCCTACGTGTCGGCCGGCGTCGCGCTGCTACTCGCTGCGACCGTTCCCCGACTTTTCCGAGACCGCGCCTTGTCGGCCCCGATGATCGTCCTCGCCATCGGCGCAATAACGGGACTCATCGTCGGGGACACCGGAACCGATCCGGTCTCCCCTCTCTCCCATCCGGCCGTGACCCAGTACCTCACCGAGGCTTGTGTCATCGTGGCATTGATGGGCGTGGGACTGGCCATCGATCGACCACTCAACTGGCGCACCTGGAGTTCCACCTGGCGCCTGCTGTTCATCGCGATGCCGCTGTGCATCGCGGGGGTCGCGGTACTCGGTTGGTGGGCTGCTGCGCTCACCCCCGCCGCAGCGGTTTTGCTTGGAGCCGCCCTGGCGCCGACCGATCCGGTGTTGGCCTCGGACGTCCAAGTGGAGGGACCGACCTCTGGCGAGGGCTCCCACCAGGAAGACGATGAGGTTCGATTCGCGCTGACATCTGAGGCAGGCCTGAACGACGCACTCGCATTCCCGTTCGTGTATTTGGCGATATTTCTGGCGACCAAGGGCCCGATCGAGGACTGGATCGTGACGTGGCTGGCGTGGGACCTGGTCGGCAAGATCGTGATCGGTGGTCTGGTCGGTTGGTTCGCCGGGAACCTGCTCGGCCGCGGATTCTTCCGCTTCCCGATCAAACACGCGCGGCTGGCCGATCGCGGTGAGCCGATCGTCGCACTCGCCGCTACTTTCGCGGTGTACGGCCTCACCGAGCTCGTCGGCGGTTACGGCTTCCTGGCCGTGTTCGCGTGCGCCCTGGCCATCCGCAACGTCGAACGGTCCAGCGGTTACCACGAGGAGATGCACAGTCTCATCGAACAACTCGAGCACGTTCTGACATTGGTTGTGCTGCTTCTCGTGGGCGCTGCCCTCACGTCCGGGCTGCTGGCCGAACTGACCTGGGGCGGCGTCTTGGTGGGTGTGGCCCTGGTGTTTGTCATCCGACCCGTGGTCGGTTGGCTGTCGCTGCAGGGTTGCGCCGACCTCGGCCCCAAAGAACGCAGGGCCACCGCATTCTTCGGGGTCCGGGGCATCGGCTCGATCTACTACCTCGCCTACGCGGTCGCCGAAACCGACCTGCCACAGGCGAACATGCTCTGGGCCACACTGTCTTTCACGATCGTGCTGTCGGTGGTGGTGCACGGCGTGAGCGCCGCGAGGGTGATGCGCCTGCTCGAAGGCGAACGCGATGACGCTGCCGCCGCGGACCGGGATCCGAAACAGTGA
- a CDS encoding cupin domain-containing protein has product MHITKNEIPVKIDVPGAKARQLPDFGSASAGPVGAEYFSLGAGTDIAPLLEGLADDACHSPHWGYLISGEVIVSFTDGAAETCVGGDVYYWPPGHSVRVVRDTEVVMFSPQVKHGAVMDHMLTKLAAATP; this is encoded by the coding sequence ATGCACATCACCAAGAATGAGATCCCGGTCAAGATCGATGTGCCCGGGGCCAAGGCACGTCAGTTGCCCGATTTCGGGTCGGCGTCCGCCGGGCCCGTGGGCGCAGAGTATTTCAGCCTGGGCGCGGGGACCGACATCGCGCCGCTACTCGAAGGTCTGGCCGACGACGCTTGCCACTCACCCCACTGGGGTTACCTGATCTCCGGCGAGGTAATCGTCAGCTTCACCGACGGCGCTGCCGAGACGTGCGTCGGCGGCGATGTGTACTACTGGCCACCGGGACACTCGGTACGCGTTGTGCGTGACACAGAGGTTGTCATGTTCAGCCCGCAGGTCAAGCACGGGGCGGTGATGGATCACATGCTCACCAAGCTGGCCGCTGCGACGCCCTAG
- a CDS encoding thioredoxin domain-containing protein — MSSNNKRPAPKTAKSKYQPQAQSSTTTYVLAGLAVLVIAAVVIGGIIWNSQRNKGGADSAVLSNSATFVVGSPTAPHTIDMFEDFQCPACASVEKQSGQTITDAVNSGQLQVRFHMLTFLNEQSGSGDYSSRAAGAMKCVADAENQDVKLAFHSKLFAVQPKEGGDDHDNQTLAGFAKEVGASDATQQCIADGTQVQAAESIADESQTQLAKALDGQVGTPSVLQDGKKVTITNGTGWVDQILGGANN; from the coding sequence TTGAGTAGCAACAACAAACGGCCCGCTCCCAAGACGGCGAAGTCGAAGTACCAGCCCCAGGCGCAGTCGAGCACCACCACGTATGTGCTCGCCGGCCTCGCGGTGTTGGTGATCGCGGCGGTGGTCATCGGCGGCATCATCTGGAACAGCCAGCGCAACAAGGGCGGTGCCGACAGCGCCGTGTTGTCCAACTCTGCGACCTTCGTGGTGGGCAGCCCCACGGCTCCGCACACCATCGACATGTTCGAGGACTTCCAGTGCCCGGCGTGCGCCAGCGTGGAGAAGCAATCCGGCCAGACCATCACCGACGCGGTCAACAGCGGGCAGCTGCAGGTGCGGTTCCACATGCTGACCTTCCTCAACGAGCAGTCGGGGTCGGGTGACTACAGCTCTCGGGCAGCGGGCGCGATGAAGTGCGTGGCCGACGCCGAGAACCAGGACGTGAAACTTGCGTTCCACTCCAAGCTCTTCGCGGTGCAGCCGAAGGAGGGCGGCGACGACCACGACAACCAGACGCTGGCCGGGTTCGCCAAGGAAGTCGGCGCATCGGATGCCACCCAGCAGTGCATCGCCGACGGCACTCAGGTCCAGGCTGCCGAGTCCATCGCCGACGAGTCTCAGACGCAGCTTGCCAAGGCGCTCGACGGTCAGGTCGGAACTCCCAGTGTGTTGCAGGACGGCAAGAAGGTCACCATCACCAACGGAACCGGCTGGGTCGATCAGATCCTCGGTGGCGCAAACAACTGA
- a CDS encoding MauE/DoxX family redox-associated membrane protein, with protein MWRYVVSVPVRIGLAAVWLIAGGIKAVDPDQSEIAVKAYHLFPDSTAYAVSLVLPMAEIALGLLLLIGLAVRPAAIASAVLLVLLIAAIVSVWARGYTIDCGCFGGGGEADVSWRNYLTEILRDVGFLALAAWLIVFPRSHLALGPGSRPRVARDNHDDGSNDPATAAGVDDEMATEEKH; from the coding sequence GTGTGGAGATACGTCGTGAGCGTGCCGGTGCGTATCGGCTTGGCGGCGGTATGGCTGATCGCCGGTGGCATCAAGGCGGTTGATCCCGACCAGTCCGAGATCGCGGTGAAGGCGTATCACCTGTTTCCGGATTCGACCGCGTACGCGGTGTCGCTGGTGCTACCCATGGCTGAAATCGCGTTGGGACTGCTGCTGTTGATCGGGTTGGCCGTACGTCCGGCGGCCATCGCCTCGGCGGTGTTGCTGGTGCTGCTGATCGCGGCCATCGTGTCGGTGTGGGCACGGGGCTACACGATCGACTGCGGTTGTTTCGGAGGCGGTGGGGAAGCCGATGTGTCGTGGCGTAACTACCTCACCGAGATCCTTCGGGATGTCGGGTTCCTGGCACTCGCAGCGTGGCTGATCGTTTTTCCGCGAAGCCACCTGGCGCTCGGCCCGGGCTCGCGACCGCGGGTGGCCCGCGACAACCACGACGATGGCTCCAACGACCCCGCGACGGCCGCGGGTGTAGATGATGAAATGGCAACCGAGGAAAAGCATTGA
- a CDS encoding VIT1/CCC1 transporter family protein, with the protein MTIPGSPDQTPHPADVGVEEVGHTHANVAGGRLRAATFGAMDGLVTNISLVAGVGASGASGHTIVLSGVAGLVAGAFSMALGEFASVSTQNEQVDAEVLVERREMRKHPREELHELVEAFIDMGMSEQTATAAAAEIHQDTDKAVSLHLTQELGVDPDEKPSPKVAAVSSFVMFSIGAVLPLIPYLLGFESLTAGLLVGAVGLILVGGLAARITGRPIWKGALRQLLFGVLAAGATYLVGFAIGVPAGG; encoded by the coding sequence GTGACCATTCCAGGTTCCCCGGACCAGACACCGCATCCTGCTGACGTGGGTGTGGAAGAGGTCGGGCACACCCACGCCAACGTGGCAGGCGGTCGACTCCGTGCCGCGACATTCGGCGCGATGGACGGCCTGGTCACCAACATCAGCCTCGTCGCCGGTGTCGGCGCGTCAGGCGCCAGTGGCCACACCATCGTGCTCAGCGGAGTCGCCGGGCTGGTGGCCGGAGCGTTCTCCATGGCCCTTGGTGAGTTCGCCTCGGTCTCCACCCAGAACGAGCAGGTGGACGCCGAGGTACTCGTCGAGCGTCGGGAGATGCGCAAGCATCCTCGAGAAGAACTGCACGAGCTGGTCGAGGCGTTCATCGACATGGGGATGTCGGAGCAGACCGCGACGGCGGCGGCCGCCGAGATCCACCAAGACACCGACAAGGCCGTGAGCCTGCACCTGACGCAGGAACTCGGCGTCGATCCCGATGAGAAGCCGTCACCGAAGGTGGCCGCGGTCTCGTCGTTCGTGATGTTCTCGATCGGCGCGGTGCTCCCGCTGATCCCCTATCTGCTCGGGTTCGAATCGCTCACCGCAGGATTGCTCGTGGGTGCCGTCGGCCTGATCCTGGTCGGCGGGCTGGCTGCCCGGATCACCGGCCGACCGATCTGGAAAGGCGCGCTGCGGCAACTGCTTTTCGGTGTCCTCGCAGCCGGCGCCACCTATCTCGTCGGATTCGCGATCGGGGTGCCCGCGGGCGGCTGA
- the pgm gene encoding phosphoglucomutase (alpha-D-glucose-1,6-bisphosphate-dependent), which yields MAHPRAGTVALPEDLIDVSAVIDAYYSEKPDPENPAQQVVFGTSGHRGSSLDGAFNEDHIIATTQAIVEYRTVAGITGPLFIARDTHALSLPAWQTAIEVLVANDVRVLVDNKDRFTPTPALSHAILTHNRGGGPSADGIVVTPSHNPPRDGGFKYNPPNGGPADTDITSQVAARANELLQSGLGSVRRIPFERAKESEFYGTYDFGANYVDDLNSVVDMDIIRNSGVRIGADPMGGASVGYWAELGARYTLERLTVVNPIVDPTFSFMTLDTDGKIRMDCSSANAMASLIDARDSFQIATGNDADSDRHGIVTPDGGLMNPNHFLAVAIDYLFTHRPDWPKDAAVGKTLVSSSMIDRVVAGIGRQLVEVPVGFKWFVPGLLDGSVGFGGEESAGASFLRKNGQVWTTDKDGIIMALLASEILAVTGISPSERYAQLAEQYGGSPAYARRDAPATREQKAVLGKLSAEQVEATELAGEEITAVLTEAPGNGAKIGGLKVTTKNAWFAARPSGTEDVYKIYAESFNGADHLAQVQNEAQELVDGVLGSS from the coding sequence ATGGCTCACCCGCGTGCGGGGACCGTGGCACTACCGGAAGATCTGATTGATGTGTCGGCGGTGATCGACGCCTACTACTCGGAAAAGCCTGACCCGGAAAACCCGGCCCAGCAAGTCGTTTTCGGCACGTCGGGCCATCGCGGTTCCAGTCTCGACGGTGCGTTCAACGAGGACCACATCATCGCGACCACCCAGGCGATCGTCGAGTACCGCACCGTCGCCGGCATCACCGGACCGCTTTTCATCGCACGCGACACCCACGCGTTGTCGCTGCCCGCATGGCAGACGGCCATCGAAGTCCTGGTGGCCAACGACGTCCGTGTCCTGGTGGACAACAAAGACCGCTTCACTCCGACACCGGCGTTGAGTCATGCGATTCTCACGCACAACCGCGGCGGGGGACCGAGTGCCGATGGGATCGTCGTGACGCCGTCCCACAACCCGCCTCGCGACGGTGGCTTCAAGTACAACCCGCCCAACGGTGGCCCTGCCGACACCGACATCACCTCGCAGGTCGCCGCTCGCGCCAACGAGTTGTTGCAGAGCGGTCTGGGCAGCGTCAGACGAATCCCGTTCGAGCGGGCCAAGGAGTCCGAGTTCTACGGGACCTATGACTTCGGCGCCAATTACGTGGACGACCTCAATTCTGTGGTCGACATGGACATCATCAGGAACTCCGGTGTGCGTATCGGTGCCGATCCGATGGGTGGCGCGTCAGTTGGGTATTGGGCCGAGCTGGGTGCCCGTTACACGCTGGAACGACTGACTGTCGTCAATCCGATTGTGGACCCCACGTTCTCATTCATGACGCTCGACACCGACGGCAAGATCCGGATGGATTGCAGTTCCGCGAACGCGATGGCATCGCTGATCGACGCGCGGGATTCCTTCCAGATCGCCACCGGCAACGATGCCGACTCCGACCGGCACGGCATCGTCACGCCCGATGGTGGCCTGATGAATCCGAACCATTTTCTGGCGGTCGCCATCGACTACCTGTTCACCCACCGGCCCGATTGGCCGAAGGACGCGGCAGTGGGGAAGACTCTCGTGTCCTCGTCGATGATCGATCGGGTGGTCGCGGGGATTGGCCGGCAGCTCGTAGAGGTGCCGGTGGGTTTCAAGTGGTTTGTGCCCGGGCTGCTCGACGGTTCGGTCGGTTTCGGTGGTGAGGAAAGCGCGGGCGCGTCATTCCTGCGCAAGAACGGACAGGTGTGGACCACCGACAAGGACGGCATCATCATGGCGCTGCTGGCCTCGGAAATCCTTGCCGTCACCGGCATTTCACCGTCCGAACGGTATGCGCAGCTGGCCGAGCAATACGGCGGGTCGCCCGCGTACGCGCGTCGCGACGCCCCGGCCACCCGCGAGCAGAAAGCGGTGCTGGGGAAGCTGTCGGCCGAGCAGGTCGAGGCGACTGAGCTGGCCGGCGAGGAGATCACCGCAGTGCTCACCGAGGCGCCGGGTAACGGCGCGAAGATCGGTGGTCTGAAGGTGACCACCAAGAACGCCTGGTTTGCGGCTCGGCCTTCGGGTACCGAAGACGTGTACAAGATCTACGCCGAATCCTTCAACGGCGCAGACCATCTGGCTCAGGTTCAGAACGAGGCCCAGGAACTGGTGGACGGTGTGCTCGGATCGAGCTGA
- a CDS encoding lipase family protein, protein MRVHTLFWRGLGVKVAAAVFATAAAIGFTAAPASAAPFMPATDSDPFYAEPAGIEGAANGDVLRVQSLPSPFPGSSAQKVLFRSTNSQGEPIAAVTTVIVPDGGARHDLLSYQPFTNSLGPQCAPSHQIFRGGLQEQQLIGLALARGVAVNIPDHLGPTSAYGAARLGGTITLDSIRAVQSSPGFRVGDSRTVLAGYSGGAMATAYAGVLAPTYAPELDLVGLSAGGTPVNLEAIARTLGVAPNPLFGLGFAASLGLEREYPNEVSLSEQLNDRGIALANQIRNACTDQIIDAGANMKIADVVNSGTLANTQAGVDALNRNSVQMFPGAPRMPVLLYQGADDQLTPTSRVLATAAHWCRQGTRVQTVIVPGDHGSTIASGVPIALSYLNDRLAGAPAPSTC, encoded by the coding sequence ATGCGCGTTCACACGTTGTTTTGGCGTGGGCTGGGAGTGAAGGTCGCGGCCGCCGTCTTCGCAACCGCCGCTGCAATCGGGTTCACCGCTGCGCCCGCAAGCGCTGCCCCGTTCATGCCTGCCACCGATTCGGATCCGTTCTATGCAGAGCCGGCGGGCATCGAGGGTGCAGCCAACGGTGACGTGCTCCGAGTGCAATCGCTGCCGAGTCCGTTCCCCGGATCCAGTGCCCAGAAAGTGTTGTTTCGCAGCACCAATTCGCAGGGCGAGCCGATCGCCGCTGTCACGACGGTCATCGTTCCCGACGGTGGGGCCCGCCACGACCTGCTGTCGTATCAGCCGTTCACCAACTCGCTCGGGCCGCAGTGCGCGCCGTCGCATCAGATCTTCCGTGGCGGTTTGCAGGAGCAGCAACTCATCGGTCTGGCGCTGGCGCGTGGAGTCGCGGTGAACATTCCCGATCACCTCGGACCGACCAGCGCATACGGGGCGGCCCGCCTCGGCGGCACCATCACGCTGGACTCCATCAGGGCCGTCCAGTCGAGCCCCGGATTCCGGGTCGGCGATTCCCGCACGGTCCTGGCCGGGTATTCGGGTGGCGCCATGGCCACTGCCTACGCAGGGGTGTTGGCACCCACGTACGCCCCGGAACTCGATCTCGTCGGTCTGTCCGCGGGTGGCACACCGGTGAACCTCGAAGCGATCGCCCGCACGCTGGGGGTGGCCCCGAACCCGCTGTTCGGCCTGGGCTTCGCAGCCTCCCTCGGCCTCGAACGCGAGTACCCGAACGAGGTGTCGTTGTCTGAGCAACTGAACGATCGGGGGATCGCGCTGGCCAACCAGATCCGCAACGCGTGCACCGACCAGATCATCGATGCCGGTGCCAACATGAAGATCGCCGACGTGGTCAACTCGGGCACCCTGGCCAACACCCAGGCCGGTGTCGATGCCCTCAACCGCAACAGCGTCCAGATGTTCCCAGGCGCGCCGCGGATGCCGGTGCTGCTCTACCAGGGTGCCGATGACCAGCTCACTCCCACATCCCGGGTGCTGGCCACCGCTGCACACTGGTGCCGACAGGGAACGCGGGTACAGACGGTGATCGTCCCCGGTGACCACGGCTCCACCATCGCGTCCGGTGTCCCGATCGCATTGAGCTACCTCAACGACCGCCTGGCAGGGGCGCCGGCACCCAGCACATGCTGA
- a CDS encoding alpha/beta hydrolase, with protein sequence MLIPGLPVAASVLVLPGGTDNSTTPFSRRQPAPMRMYPFTLSLRALPRVVVHQAVYDVHGWNGQHNSPLAPAQAALDRLIDAHPDSPVILVGHSMGGRVAAHLAADKRVAGVLALAPWWQHADWEYIHGEARVLALHGTADQRTYPARTEKGIAQLRERGVDAEFVPIEGGGHAMLDHVWTWQSTALTFVRSFL encoded by the coding sequence ATGCTGATACCCGGTTTGCCGGTGGCGGCATCGGTCTTGGTGTTGCCCGGTGGCACCGACAACTCCACGACGCCGTTCAGCCGACGCCAACCCGCGCCGATGCGGATGTACCCGTTCACGTTGTCGCTGCGTGCGCTTCCGCGAGTGGTGGTTCACCAGGCCGTCTACGACGTCCACGGGTGGAACGGCCAGCACAACAGTCCCCTCGCTCCGGCCCAGGCCGCCTTGGACCGCCTCATCGACGCGCACCCGGATTCCCCGGTGATCCTGGTCGGGCATTCGATGGGCGGCAGGGTTGCCGCGCACCTCGCCGCCGACAAGCGGGTGGCCGGCGTTCTCGCCTTGGCGCCGTGGTGGCAGCACGCGGATTGGGAGTACATCCACGGTGAGGCACGGGTCTTGGCGCTGCACGGGACTGCCGACCAGCGAACGTATCCGGCCCGGACGGAAAAGGGCATCGCCCAACTCCGTGAGCGTGGGGTCGACGCCGAGTTCGTGCCGATCGAGGGCGGCGGTCACGCCATGCTCGACCACGTCTGGACGTGGCAGTCGACTGCTCTGACCTTCGTCCGCAGCTTCCTGTAG
- a CDS encoding aldo/keto reductase encodes MTQVPNITLNDGNTIPQLGFGVFQIKPEDTADAVKTALDIGYRHIDTAEMYGNEKEVGEGIRASGIPRNEIFVTSKLNNSFHEPDAARKAFDTTLSDLGFDYIDLFLIHWPLPTQYGGDYVSTWNTMIEFAKSGRSKSVGVSNFQVEHLERLAKETELVPAVNQIEVHPYLTNDTVRKYGRDHGIATEAWSPIAQGKVLDDPVITDLAAEVSNSPAQVVLRWHIQRGDIIFPKSVTPKRVQENFALFDFELDSDAVAKIDALDKGEDGRVGPHPDTFDYVG; translated from the coding sequence ATGACTCAGGTTCCGAACATCACTCTCAACGACGGAAACACCATTCCGCAGCTGGGCTTCGGTGTCTTCCAGATCAAACCCGAGGACACCGCCGATGCGGTCAAGACGGCACTCGACATCGGCTACCGGCACATCGACACCGCGGAGATGTACGGCAACGAAAAAGAGGTGGGCGAAGGCATTCGCGCCTCGGGCATCCCGCGCAACGAGATCTTCGTGACGAGCAAACTGAACAACTCGTTCCACGAGCCCGATGCGGCGCGTAAGGCGTTCGACACCACCTTGTCCGATCTCGGGTTCGACTACATCGACCTGTTCCTCATCCACTGGCCGCTGCCCACCCAGTACGGTGGCGATTACGTCTCCACCTGGAACACGATGATCGAGTTCGCGAAGTCGGGCCGTTCGAAGTCCGTGGGTGTGTCCAACTTCCAGGTAGAGCACCTCGAACGGCTCGCCAAGGAGACCGAACTGGTGCCGGCGGTCAATCAGATCGAGGTTCACCCGTATCTGACCAACGACACCGTGCGCAAGTACGGCAGGGATCACGGCATCGCGACCGAGGCCTGGTCACCGATCGCGCAGGGCAAGGTGCTCGACGATCCGGTGATCACCGACCTGGCTGCCGAGGTCAGCAACAGCCCGGCACAGGTTGTGTTGCGCTGGCACATTCAGCGCGGCGACATCATCTTCCCGAAGTCGGTGACCCCCAAGCGGGTGCAAGAGAACTTCGCGCTGTTCGACTTCGAGCTCGACAGCGACGCAGTTGCCAAGATCGACGCGCTCGACAAGGGCGAGGACGGTCGGGTCGGCCCGCATCCCGACACGTTCGATTACGTCGGCTGA
- a CDS encoding cutinase family protein, with amino-acid sequence MNRTRGHTGGLTFSPAGRRLRGSVLGVAAVAAAAISLTATPQVASARPISDCPDLHVVVVPGTLDSSVNRDPHQQAGVLAPTIEEAGRGVPPGEMQTTYVPYPADFGYTADGTTYADSSARGVEATNAQIHQIGAQCGPGTDIAIVGYSQGADIAHRVAADIGENRGPVAPDRVRGVYLISDPNRAAGTGLVPGAPGLRAPLNGARTLSGTTEVAVGGGIGSVGSTGFGALTGRVVSLCETGDFACSIPEDAQVVRTGANIAEQMHIDTTDPSGIASDLGNALVRTALRTGAYVLATPDWLSGSESLGQAVEKNSAPSSAVPTPDDLSVSGVLGFVVDLPVSWEARLQYEREAGLRDNLGLVTMATEPSYWYPGPSHVSYFDQPADSSGRTGSEYVSTWLRESAVNDSPAGDTPVASIDSTVEQASVSLADQTPDAVEIATAAVESVGVVAPQLPEVVDVVLDSAKKVITSRDPLAEALAVIGTSVQPA; translated from the coding sequence ATGAATCGAACGCGAGGCCACACCGGTGGCCTCACCTTTTCACCGGCCGGACGCCGTTTGCGGGGTTCTGTGCTGGGCGTTGCCGCTGTAGCGGCAGCGGCGATCTCGCTGACCGCCACACCGCAGGTCGCATCGGCCCGGCCGATCAGTGACTGTCCGGACCTGCACGTGGTGGTGGTGCCGGGCACGCTCGACTCGAGCGTCAACCGGGACCCGCACCAGCAGGCCGGAGTTCTGGCCCCCACGATCGAAGAAGCCGGGCGTGGGGTGCCACCAGGGGAAATGCAAACCACCTACGTTCCGTATCCGGCTGACTTCGGTTACACCGCCGACGGGACCACATACGCCGATTCCTCGGCGCGAGGAGTCGAGGCGACCAACGCCCAGATTCACCAGATCGGGGCGCAGTGCGGACCGGGCACCGACATCGCGATCGTCGGTTACAGCCAGGGCGCCGATATCGCACACAGGGTCGCCGCGGACATCGGCGAGAACCGTGGGCCCGTGGCGCCCGACCGGGTACGCGGCGTGTACCTGATCTCCGATCCCAACCGCGCCGCCGGTACGGGTCTCGTACCCGGGGCGCCGGGCCTTCGGGCGCCGCTCAACGGTGCTCGCACGTTGTCCGGTACCACTGAGGTCGCGGTCGGCGGCGGCATCGGGTCGGTTGGGTCGACCGGATTCGGCGCGCTCACCGGTCGGGTCGTATCTCTCTGTGAGACAGGCGACTTCGCATGCTCGATCCCCGAGGATGCACAGGTGGTCCGGACGGGCGCGAACATCGCCGAACAGATGCACATCGACACCACCGACCCGTCAGGCATTGCATCTGATCTCGGGAACGCACTCGTCCGTACCGCACTGCGGACCGGCGCGTACGTACTCGCCACGCCGGACTGGCTGTCGGGTTCGGAATCGCTCGGCCAGGCGGTGGAGAAGAACAGTGCTCCATCATCGGCCGTGCCCACCCCGGACGATCTGTCTGTCTCCGGAGTGCTCGGTTTCGTGGTGGATCTGCCCGTCTCCTGGGAGGCGAGACTCCAGTACGAGAGGGAGGCCGGCCTCCGCGACAATCTCGGGCTCGTGACGATGGCAACCGAACCCAGCTATTGGTACCCGGGGCCGAGTCATGTCAGCTATTTCGACCAGCCCGCCGATTCGTCGGGGCGTACGGGTTCGGAGTACGTGAGTACGTGGTTGCGGGAGTCGGCGGTGAACGACTCGCCGGCGGGCGACACCCCGGTGGCGTCCATCGATTCGACGGTCGAGCAAGCGTCGGTTTCGTTGGCCGATCAAACCCCGGACGCAGTCGAGATCGCAACCGCCGCCGTCGAGAGTGTGGGCGTGGTGGCACCGCAGCTTCCCGAGGTGGTCGACGTGGTGCTGGACTCGGCAAAGAAGGTGATCACCTCGCGCGACCCGCTCGCCGAGGCACTGGCAGTGATCGGTACATCCGTGCAGCCGGCCTGA
- the smpB gene encoding SsrA-binding protein SmpB, with product MKEKGRKAIATNRKARHNYAILDTYEAGVALLGTEVKSLRDGKASLVDAFATVDNGEVWLRGLHIPEYGNGSWTNHAPRRNRKLLLHRREIDGLIGKIRDGNLTLVPLSMYFSDGKVKVELALARGKQAHDKRHDLARRDAEREVTRELGRRVKGMR from the coding sequence ATGAAGGAAAAAGGTCGCAAGGCGATTGCGACGAACCGTAAGGCGCGGCACAACTACGCCATTCTCGACACCTACGAGGCGGGCGTCGCGTTGCTGGGCACCGAGGTGAAGAGCCTGCGCGATGGTAAGGCTTCACTGGTCGATGCCTTCGCCACCGTCGACAACGGTGAGGTGTGGTTGCGGGGCCTTCACATCCCGGAGTACGGCAACGGTTCGTGGACAAACCATGCTCCCCGCCGCAATCGCAAACTGCTTCTGCACCGCCGCGAGATCGATGGCCTGATCGGGAAGATTCGTGACGGCAACCTGACCCTGGTACCGCTGTCGATGTATTTCAGCGATGGCAAGGTCAAAGTTGAATTGGCACTGGCGCGCGGTAAACAGGCTCACGATAAACGGCATGATCTGGCCCGTCGCGACGCCGAACGCGAGGTCACTCGTGAATTGGGCCGGCGCGTCAAGGGAATGCGTTAA